DNA from Thermomicrobium roseum DSM 5159:
GTGCAGGAAGGGCAAAGCGCCAGTTCGCCCAGGCTGTCACTCCCGGGCCAGAGCCGTGGAGGAAGATCACCGGGTCTCCACTTCCTGCCCGATGAAAATGGGTGGGCAATCGTCCCGCGTGCACGACCGACTTGGCGATCGTCACGTCCCCTCTCCCTTCCACAGCCGCGCGGTTCACCACCACCACATGCTGGTATCGTGCAGCTGAACCTCCAGGCAGCGGAAGTCACCACCGAAGAAAACGAGCGGCTCGCGCTCCCAATAGTCCAGCCAGCGCACGCGTCCCAACACCAGCGTGTGGTCCCCCGCCGGCACCCGCTCCCACACGTCGCAAACCACCTGCGCGACTGCCCCCTCCAGGAGCGGTACTCCCTCCCGCCAGGCGAAGACCGGTTCGTACCCAGCTTGCGGCTTACCGGCAAAATGCCGCGCCGCCCGCTCCTGGTCGCGGGCGAGCACGCTCACACCATAGCGGGTGGCTTCGAGCAAATAAGCGTGCATCCGTGCCCGCCGATCGACCGAAACCAGGACGAGCGGCGGATCGAGCGAGACGGACAGAAAGGCATTGGCCGTCATCCCGTGTGCTCCTTCCGGGCGCGCCACGGTAATGACCGTCACCCCCGTCGCGAACCGACCCATCGTCCGCCGGAAGTGCCGGGGATCGATCATCGGGGCTGGTTCGTCAATCAGCTGATCGCTCGGCTGCGGCTGGTTCGCGTGCATCGCCCGCTCCTTCGGCTGCGCGCTTGCGGCGCAGGATATCGAGCGCCACATCCAGGATCCAGTCCTCCTGCCCCGCCACCGCCTGGCGCCGACCGAGTTCGACCAGGATTTCGCGCGGATCGAGCCCGAACTCAGCTGCGATATGGCGAGCGTGGAGAAGGAACGTCGAATAGACCCCAGCATAGCCGATCGTGATCGCGTCCCGATCCGGGATCGGCTGGTACGGCATGATCGGGGCCACGATGTACTCGGCAGCATCCATCAACTTGAAGACATCGAGCCCCGGATTGATCCCCAACTTGTCGAGCACGGCCGCGATGAGCTCGGTGGGTGCGTTGCCGGCACCCGCACCCAGCCCACGCAAACAGCCATCCACCTGATCGGCTCCCTCCTCGATGGCCGCCAGTGTATTCCCGATCGCCAACCCGAGGTTGTTGTGCGCATGGAACCCGACCTGAATGGAGAGTCGCTCCTTGAGCGCAGCGACCCGGCGCCGGACATCGTCCGGCAACATCGCGCCGGCGGAGTCGACGATGTAGACGCAGTCGGCACCGTACGACTCCATCAATGCTGCCTGCTCGGCCAGGAACTCCGGTGGGCGCATGTGGGCCATCATGAGGAAGCCGACCGTTTCCAGGCCCATCTCTTTGGCCATCCCGAAGTGCTGCTCGGAAATATCGGCCTCGGTGCACTGCGTCGCGATGCGGACGACCTTGATGCCCCGCTCGATCGCCGCCGAGAGCTCCCTGCGCGTGCCGATTCCGGGGAGCAAGAGAGCCGCGATCTTGGCTCGCTTGGCCGTCTTCGCCGCTTCTTCGATCAGCTCGAGTTCGCTCGTCGCCGAAAAGCCGTACTGGATAGAGCTACCCGCTAGTCCGTCCCCATGGGTGACTTCGATGACCGGCACGCCAGCCTCGTCGAGCGCAGCCACGATGGCCCGCACTTGCTCCCGCGTGAACTGGTGCCGCATGGCATGGGAACCGTCCCGCAGCGTCGTGTCGGTCACGCGCGGTGGCGTGAGCGTCTTCATGCCGCCACCTCCTGCCGGATACCCAGCAAATGCTGGGCGAACAACTCACCCACCCGCCAGGCCGCTGCCGTCATGATGTCGAGATTGCCGGAATAGGGCGGCAAGAAATCACCGGCCCCCTCGACCTCGAGCAACATGGCGATAATTGTTCGTTCGCCCCACGGTGTGCGCCGCCGGTCGAAGACCGGCGCGTCCTTGAGGCGATACCCGGGGACGTATTGCTGCACTTCGGCGACCATCTGGTCGACCGACGCCACGA
Protein-coding regions in this window:
- a CDS encoding flavin reductase family protein; the encoded protein is MHANQPQPSDQLIDEPAPMIDPRHFRRTMGRFATGVTVITVARPEGAHGMTANAFLSVSLDPPLVLVSVDRRARMHAYLLEATRYGVSVLARDQERAARHFAGKPQAGYEPVFAWREGVPLLEGAVAQVVCDVWERVPAGDHTLVLGRVRWLDYWEREPLVFFGGDFRCLEVQLHDTSMWWW
- the dmpG gene encoding 4-hydroxy-2-oxovalerate aldolase, translating into MKTLTPPRVTDTTLRDGSHAMRHQFTREQVRAIVAALDEAGVPVIEVTHGDGLAGSSIQYGFSATSELELIEEAAKTAKRAKIAALLLPGIGTRRELSAAIERGIKVVRIATQCTEADISEQHFGMAKEMGLETVGFLMMAHMRPPEFLAEQAALMESYGADCVYIVDSAGAMLPDDVRRRVAALKERLSIQVGFHAHNNLGLAIGNTLAAIEEGADQVDGCLRGLGAGAGNAPTELIAAVLDKLGINPGLDVFKLMDAAEYIVAPIMPYQPIPDRDAITIGYAGVYSTFLLHARHIAAEFGLDPREILVELGRRQAVAGQEDWILDVALDILRRKRAAEGAGDAREPAAAERSAD